A single Bacillus sp. HMF5848 DNA region contains:
- a CDS encoding glycoside hydrolase family 32 protein translates to MDKLTTANSYVQRNKHKVNSRPLYHFTPEIGWMNDPNGFIYYKGEYQLYYQCNPYGVVWDDMHWGHATTNDFITWEYKPIAMANDKLFDANGCFSGSAIEKDGKLFVMYTGHIDPNLGFDRDEAQIIEQQCLAYSSDGINFEKYEHNPVISEKDLPEGYKIYDFRDPKVFQIGDLYYCVLAVRNADRRGEIVLYKSSDLYKWSFYTSIYQSKLNDNVMTECPDMFRIDGKDVLIFSIMPCDPMYDGKVQKKTVYVIGQMDFEKGVFQQESQGYLDYSANFYAPQSTEGKDGERVLIGWIPVWYQDEVCKEYGFNGMMSIPRKLSIREGKLLQQPVEDINQNFQHQETYKDVLLNSTDVLQIKSTQAAYLSLNFRSNDETKFQVELNRKEGKASRVIIDGGENTISLDSDYDNCEKITISDCDIVRDKVKLEFYIDRHSVEIFVNSGEKTMTYVSYARDKGTDIQIRGLNKTQIYEITHALLGTRRTL, encoded by the coding sequence ATGGATAAATTAACAACAGCAAACTCTTACGTTCAAAGAAATAAACACAAAGTGAATAGTAGACCATTGTATCATTTTACACCAGAGATAGGCTGGATGAATGACCCGAATGGTTTTATATATTACAAAGGTGAATACCAATTGTACTATCAATGCAACCCTTATGGAGTAGTGTGGGATGACATGCACTGGGGACATGCAACAACCAATGATTTTATTACATGGGAGTATAAACCTATTGCGATGGCAAATGACAAGCTATTTGATGCAAATGGCTGTTTTTCAGGAAGTGCGATAGAGAAAGATGGTAAATTGTTTGTCATGTACACGGGTCACATTGATCCGAACTTAGGATTCGACAGAGATGAAGCGCAAATTATTGAACAGCAATGTTTAGCGTACTCTAGCGATGGCATAAACTTTGAAAAATATGAGCATAATCCTGTTATCAGTGAAAAGGATTTGCCTGAAGGCTATAAGATTTATGATTTTAGAGACCCGAAGGTGTTTCAAATCGGTGACTTATATTACTGTGTGTTAGCTGTAAGAAACGCAGACAGGCGAGGGGAAATTGTTTTATATAAGTCTAGTGACTTGTATAAATGGTCATTTTATACTTCAATCTATCAGTCTAAATTGAATGATAACGTAATGACAGAGTGCCCTGATATGTTCCGGATAGATGGGAAAGATGTATTGATTTTTTCAATCATGCCATGTGACCCGATGTATGATGGTAAAGTACAGAAAAAGACTGTTTACGTAATTGGACAAATGGATTTTGAAAAAGGTGTTTTTCAACAGGAGAGCCAAGGGTATCTTGACTATAGTGCTAATTTCTATGCGCCTCAATCAACAGAAGGGAAAGATGGCGAGAGGGTTTTAATCGGTTGGATTCCTGTATGGTATCAAGATGAAGTCTGTAAAGAGTATGGATTTAATGGCATGATGTCTATACCGCGGAAGTTAAGCATACGAGAAGGTAAGCTTCTGCAACAGCCGGTAGAAGATATTAATCAGAATTTTCAGCATCAAGAGACGTATAAAGACGTCTTATTAAATTCAACGGATGTACTACAAATAAAGAGTACGCAGGCAGCTTATTTAAGTTTGAACTTTCGTTCTAACGATGAGACGAAGTTTCAAGTAGAACTCAATCGTAAAGAGGGTAAAGCTTCACGAGTAATCATAGATGGTGGGGAAAATACTATCTCACTGGATTCAGATTATGACAACTGTGAGAAGATTACTATTTCAGATTGTGATATAGTGCGGGATAAAGTTAAACTTGAATTTTATATTGATCGTCATTCCGTAGAGATTTTTGTGAACTCAGGTGAAAAGACAATGACTTATGTTTCATATGCTCGTGATAAAGGAACGGATATTCAAATTAGAGGACTAAATAAAACGCAGATTTATGAAATTACGCATGCATTGTTAGGAACAAGAAGGACTCTATAG
- a CDS encoding TetR/AcrR family transcriptional regulator, with translation MNDRKTHVIKYAHQLFVEKGFQATSIQDILDHSGISKGTFYNYFSSKNELLMAVFTMLYTNMEQKRNEILIGQDAANIDIFSKQIELQIKINRTNKLLLLFEEVIVSHDEELKQFIKRGHLRMLDWLYNRFVEIFGDNKKPYLYDCAIMFIGILHQNLKYYEMIYGPYEDLRPVVAYSVNRIANIVEEVSEKDEILLQYEDLRDFMPSTKNDNHDEIIRCITSLKKKAANDIKSNELLEFIEEELSHNKQPRKYVLESALTSLKGLDIDVSELVALIQKS, from the coding sequence ATGAACGATAGAAAAACACATGTGATTAAATACGCTCATCAATTATTTGTTGAAAAAGGCTTCCAAGCTACTTCTATACAAGACATCCTTGACCATAGTGGCATCTCAAAAGGGACCTTCTACAACTATTTCTCCTCTAAAAACGAACTGTTAATGGCCGTTTTTACAATGCTCTATACTAATATGGAACAGAAAAGAAACGAAATTCTAATAGGGCAGGATGCAGCAAACATAGATATCTTTAGCAAACAAATTGAACTGCAAATCAAAATAAACAGAACAAATAAGCTACTTCTTTTATTCGAGGAAGTCATTGTTTCACACGATGAGGAATTAAAGCAGTTCATAAAACGCGGTCATTTAAGAATGCTAGACTGGCTGTACAATCGATTTGTTGAAATATTTGGAGATAATAAAAAACCATATCTTTATGATTGCGCCATTATGTTTATTGGCATTCTGCATCAAAATCTTAAGTACTATGAAATGATTTATGGACCATACGAAGACCTTAGACCTGTAGTAGCTTACAGCGTTAATCGAATAGCTAACATTGTAGAGGAGGTTTCGGAGAAAGATGAAATACTCCTACAATATGAAGATTTAAGAGACTTTATGCCCTCAACTAAAAACGACAATCATGACGAAATCATCCGTTGTATTACCTCCTTAAAAAAGAAGGCAGCAAACGACATAAAAAGCAATGAATTACTCGAGTTTATCGAAGAAGAGTTATCACACAATAAACAACCTCGTAAATACGTACTTGAAAGTGCATTAACATCATTAAAAGGACTGGACATAGACGTCAGTGAGCTTGTTGCCCTTATTCAAAAAAGCTGA
- a CDS encoding DHA2 family efflux MFS transporter permease subunit, translated as MGRKTSQNDRPPYGILAVLMVGAFIAFLNNTLLNIALPSIMKDLQVGPSTVQWLTTGFMLVNGILIPTTAYLIEKYSVRHLFLVAMGLFTVGTVIAGAAHIFPILLAGRMVQASGTAIMMPLLMNVLLISFPIEKRGAAMGVFGLIIMFAPAIGPTLSGWIIEHYDWRMLFHFVTPIAATVLLLGFFFLKDKKEKVILHLDSLSVVLSSVGFGGLLYGFSSAGSKGWDSPHVYATIVVGVISLFVFIQRQAKLERPMLNFKVFKYPMFTLSSSITMVVNMALFSGMLLIPIYVQTLRGISPLDAGLLMLPGAIVMAFMSPITGRLFDKFGGRILSITGLTITVATTYTFSQLTFETSYMFLIVLNSVRMFGMSMVMMPVSTNGLNQLPTRFYPHGTAMNNTLNQVSGAIGTALLVTIMSTRTETVAKNLIAEAGLSTQPSEAALAEMQQQLMAQAMLEGINFAFLVATGIASVALVLAFFMKRARQAEDIEEIVSDKQEFKPKLAN; from the coding sequence ATGGGTCGAAAGACATCGCAAAATGACCGCCCACCTTATGGCATTTTAGCTGTTTTAATGGTCGGAGCGTTTATTGCATTTTTAAATAATACATTATTGAATATAGCATTACCATCCATTATGAAGGATTTGCAGGTGGGACCGTCAACAGTTCAGTGGCTCACGACGGGGTTTATGTTAGTAAACGGGATTTTAATTCCAACAACCGCCTATTTAATCGAAAAATATTCAGTACGACATCTGTTTTTAGTTGCAATGGGGTTATTTACAGTCGGAACTGTAATTGCTGGGGCAGCCCATATTTTTCCTATATTGCTAGCAGGACGAATGGTGCAGGCTTCTGGAACGGCTATTATGATGCCATTGTTAATGAATGTATTGCTTATCAGCTTCCCAATTGAAAAAAGAGGAGCAGCGATGGGTGTGTTCGGATTAATTATTATGTTTGCACCAGCCATCGGCCCAACTTTATCAGGTTGGATTATTGAGCATTACGATTGGAGAATGTTATTCCACTTTGTCACACCTATTGCGGCAACAGTGTTATTGTTAGGGTTTTTCTTTTTAAAGGATAAAAAAGAAAAAGTAATTCTTCACCTTGATTCCTTATCAGTTGTATTATCGAGTGTAGGATTCGGTGGTTTACTGTACGGATTTAGCTCGGCAGGTAGTAAAGGATGGGATAGCCCGCATGTATATGCAACAATCGTAGTGGGTGTTATATCATTATTTGTCTTTATTCAGCGCCAAGCAAAATTAGAACGTCCTATGCTTAATTTTAAAGTCTTTAAGTATCCAATGTTTACCTTGTCATCTTCCATTACGATGGTTGTAAACATGGCTTTATTTTCCGGTATGCTATTGATTCCGATTTATGTCCAAACGTTACGCGGTATTTCGCCTTTAGATGCAGGGTTACTAATGCTTCCTGGTGCGATTGTGATGGCATTCATGTCACCTATTACAGGGAGATTGTTTGACAAGTTTGGCGGACGTATACTGTCTATAACCGGTTTGACTATTACAGTTGCTACAACGTATACGTTTAGTCAATTAACATTTGAAACGTCATACATGTTTCTAATTGTGTTAAACTCTGTCCGTATGTTTGGTATGTCCATGGTCATGATGCCTGTGTCAACGAATGGATTAAATCAATTACCAACACGTTTTTACCCGCATGGTACCGCGATGAACAATACATTGAATCAAGTGTCAGGTGCGATTGGGACGGCTTTACTTGTTACGATCATGTCTACGCGAACTGAAACAGTCGCGAAGAATTTAATTGCTGAGGCAGGCTTATCGACACAGCCATCTGAAGCAGCTTTGGCAGAGATGCAACAACAACTTATGGCACAAGCTATGCTTGAAGGTATTAATTTTGCATTCCTAGTTGCGACTGGTATCGCGAGTGTCGCATTGGTGTTAGCATTCTTCATGAAGCGTGCCAGACAGGCTGAAGACATTGAAGAGATTGTGTCAGATAAACAAGAGTTCAAACCAAAGCTAGCTAACTAA
- a CDS encoding DUF4397 domain-containing protein, with protein sequence MKRLASLLVFVMLFGMFTTSVFGAHHEEAKVRIVHASPDAPAVDIVVNGETVVENAGFQAATGYLMLPAGEHEVQLFVAGTVADGSPVLTQTLAVEAGKAYTVAAVNTVANLELLVMNDETMTTAGKTKIRVAHLSPDAPAVDVAVTGGDVVFANAPFKSVTNYLELDPATLDLEVRVAGTEDVVLSLPGTELKADTLYTVLAVGFAGGEPALTVLPLADPAHQAVPTEMPATGFGGASQDYTMLWVFAAIMIGAAGTLVFFRKTKAVSR encoded by the coding sequence ATGAAGCGTTTGGCGTCACTATTAGTATTTGTTATGTTGTTCGGAATGTTTACAACGAGTGTGTTTGGAGCGCATCATGAAGAGGCTAAGGTGCGAATTGTTCATGCGTCTCCGGATGCACCAGCTGTGGATATTGTCGTGAATGGTGAAACGGTAGTTGAAAATGCAGGGTTCCAAGCGGCAACAGGTTATTTGATGTTACCAGCTGGTGAACATGAGGTTCAATTGTTTGTGGCAGGAACAGTAGCAGACGGTTCACCTGTACTTACGCAAACATTAGCTGTGGAAGCAGGTAAAGCGTATACTGTTGCAGCGGTAAACACGGTGGCTAATTTAGAACTACTTGTTATGAATGATGAAACAATGACGACAGCTGGAAAAACAAAAATTCGCGTAGCGCATTTATCTCCAGATGCTCCTGCTGTTGACGTAGCAGTAACAGGTGGGGATGTGGTGTTTGCAAATGCACCATTCAAGAGTGTGACAAATTATCTTGAGCTTGATCCAGCAACGCTTGATCTAGAAGTTCGTGTGGCAGGTACAGAGGATGTTGTTCTTTCTTTACCAGGTACAGAATTAAAGGCTGACACACTTTATACTGTTCTTGCAGTAGGTTTTGCAGGTGGAGAGCCGGCTTTAACCGTTTTACCTTTAGCTGATCCAGCGCATCAGGCAGTGCCAACTGAAATGCCAGCGACAGGCTTTGGGGGTGCCTCACAGGATTACACAATGCTTTGGGTGTTTGCAGCTATTATGATTGGTGCGGCTGGTACACTTGTATTCTTTCGTAAAACAAAAGCAGTTTCGCGTTAA
- a CDS encoding class F sortase: MSLAVLMSCQASDNMTVSEPIKLETKQEQPQQPSKQHIKEVKQTTTAPKEPTVVHIPTGIVPERIVIPSIQVDASVSSVGLLEDGAVDVPEETDITGWFEPGAKPGAYGNAVIVGHVDSYKGPAVFFHLKKLKPGDEILLYGEHDSTPLRFVVTEKKAYPYDQAPISHIFGYTPKQQLNLITCTGFYDRKTNTHLERLVVTAELK, encoded by the coding sequence ATGAGCTTGGCTGTATTAATGTCATGTCAAGCTTCTGATAACATGACAGTTTCTGAACCTATCAAACTAGAAACGAAACAAGAACAGCCACAGCAACCGTCAAAGCAACATATAAAGGAAGTTAAACAGACAACGACAGCCCCAAAAGAACCAACAGTCGTCCACATACCAACTGGCATCGTACCGGAGCGGATTGTCATACCATCTATACAAGTAGATGCAAGCGTATCGTCTGTTGGTTTGTTAGAGGATGGAGCGGTTGACGTGCCGGAAGAAACGGATATTACGGGGTGGTTTGAGCCGGGTGCAAAGCCTGGGGCTTATGGGAATGCTGTCATCGTTGGTCATGTAGATAGCTACAAAGGGCCAGCTGTGTTCTTTCATTTAAAAAAATTAAAGCCGGGAGACGAAATACTGTTATATGGTGAGCATGATAGTACACCATTACGCTTTGTAGTCACTGAGAAAAAAGCGTATCCGTATGATCAGGCTCCCATTTCACATATATTTGGGTATACTCCTAAGCAGCAGTTAAATTTAATTACGTGCACAGGGTTTTATGATCGGAAAACGAACACGCATTTAGAAAGATTAGTAGTTACGGCAGAATTAAAGTAA